In the Muricauda sp. MAR_2010_75 genome, one interval contains:
- the dxs gene encoding 1-deoxy-D-xylulose-5-phosphate synthase — MEKLLTHISSPKDLKKLSLDELPKLAQELREFIIDIVSTKEGHLGASLGVVELTIALHYVFDASEDKLIWDVGHQAYGHKILTGRKEIFDTNRQLGGISGFPKRSESEYDDFGTGHSSTAISAILGMAMASKLNGELSKQHIAVVGDASIASGMAFEGLNHLGVTDVNALIVLNDNAIGIDPSVGALKKYLTNVKKGTAKDENIFECLNLKYSGPMDGHDVKALVSELQRLKHVEGPKLLHVITTKGKGLKKAEEDQVIYHAPGKFDKVTGERLKKSQVAEPPKYQDVFGLTLVELAEKNKKIVGITPAMPTGSSLKYMMDKMPDRAFDVGIAEQHAVTLAAGMATQGLVPFCNIYSTFLQRAYDQVIHDVALQNLPVIFCLDRAGLVGQDGPTHHGVFDMAYLRCIPNLTLFAPMNEMELRNIMYTAQMGLKGPIAIRYPRGRGVTLDWKNNFELIEIGTARCLRKGSKIAILTMGHIGNEIVRVLETLDNPEAIGHFDMRFVKPLDKETLRVIFKKYDHIITVEDGCKIGGFGSAVLEFANEEQWTKTVKIFGIQDQFVEQGTIPETHQLAGIDFDNLHSYIKSTLDQCD; from the coding sequence TTGGAAAAGCTTTTAACACATATCAGTTCCCCGAAAGACCTCAAAAAACTATCGTTGGATGAGTTGCCCAAACTTGCCCAAGAACTTCGGGAGTTTATCATTGACATTGTATCTACCAAAGAGGGGCACTTGGGAGCCAGTTTAGGGGTTGTGGAACTCACCATTGCCCTGCATTATGTTTTTGATGCTTCCGAGGATAAACTCATTTGGGATGTGGGCCACCAAGCCTATGGCCATAAAATCTTAACGGGCAGAAAAGAGATTTTTGACACCAACCGACAATTGGGAGGCATTAGCGGTTTTCCAAAAAGAAGCGAAAGCGAATATGACGACTTTGGAACCGGACATAGTTCAACGGCCATATCGGCTATTTTGGGAATGGCCATGGCCTCAAAATTAAATGGGGAACTTTCCAAACAACATATAGCCGTTGTGGGTGATGCCTCCATCGCCAGCGGAATGGCCTTTGAAGGGCTTAACCATCTTGGGGTTACGGATGTGAACGCCCTTATTGTCCTTAACGACAACGCCATTGGTATTGACCCCAGTGTGGGCGCCCTAAAAAAATATCTTACCAATGTAAAAAAAGGTACTGCCAAGGATGAAAATATTTTTGAGTGCTTAAACCTGAAGTATTCGGGACCTATGGACGGGCATGATGTAAAAGCTTTGGTCAGTGAATTGCAACGATTGAAACATGTAGAAGGTCCCAAACTTCTTCATGTTATTACCACCAAGGGAAAAGGACTTAAGAAAGCAGAGGAAGACCAAGTTATCTACCATGCACCGGGCAAATTTGATAAAGTTACGGGGGAGCGGCTCAAAAAAAGCCAAGTGGCAGAACCGCCAAAATACCAAGATGTGTTTGGGCTTACTTTGGTGGAACTTGCTGAAAAAAACAAAAAAATAGTGGGTATCACTCCTGCCATGCCCACAGGAAGTTCCTTAAAATATATGATGGACAAAATGCCCGATCGCGCATTTGATGTGGGTATTGCCGAGCAACACGCTGTTACTTTAGCAGCTGGAATGGCAACACAGGGACTTGTCCCTTTTTGCAATATCTATTCCACCTTTTTGCAGCGGGCCTATGATCAAGTAATCCACGATGTGGCCCTACAAAACCTTCCGGTTATCTTTTGTTTGGATCGCGCCGGCTTGGTAGGCCAGGACGGACCAACTCATCACGGGGTTTTTGATATGGCCTATTTGCGATGCATCCCCAACCTTACCCTATTCGCTCCCATGAATGAAATGGAACTCAGAAATATCATGTACACTGCCCAAATGGGATTGAAAGGACCCATTGCCATCAGATATCCAAGAGGACGTGGGGTGACTTTGGATTGGAAAAATAATTTTGAGCTTATTGAAATAGGCACTGCTCGTTGTTTGCGTAAAGGCTCCAAAATAGCCATCCTTACCATGGGCCATATTGGAAATGAAATTGTTCGGGTATTGGAAACTTTAGATAACCCTGAAGCCATTGGCCATTTTGATATGCGTTTTGTTAAACCTTTGGATAAAGAAACCCTCCGCGTCATTTTTAAAAAATACGATCACATCATTACGGTGGAAGATGGCTGCAAAATAGGTGGCTTTGGTTCTGCGGTGCTCGAATTTGCTAATGAGGAGCAATGGACAAAAACCGTTAAAATTTTTGGCATTCAAGATCAGTTTGTTGAACAGGGAACAATACCCGAGACACACCAACTGGCTGGTATAGATTTTGATAACCTACATTCCTATATAAAATCAACCTTAGACCAATGCGATTAA
- a CDS encoding nucleoside deaminase has protein sequence MKNPFDDTYFMKKALQEAEIAFENGEVPVGAVIVVNNRIIGRAHNLTELLKDVTAHAEMQAITAAANFLGGKYLQGCTLYVTLEPCQMCAGALYWSQISRVVYGAADLERGFSVMGGHLHPKTEIVGGVLENEAAELLKRFFIQRRNLN, from the coding sequence GTGAAAAATCCGTTTGACGACACTTATTTTATGAAGAAGGCCCTGCAAGAGGCCGAAATTGCCTTTGAGAATGGCGAAGTGCCCGTTGGGGCGGTCATTGTTGTGAATAACCGAATTATTGGGAGGGCCCATAATCTTACCGAGTTATTAAAGGATGTTACGGCCCATGCCGAAATGCAGGCCATTACGGCGGCGGCCAATTTTTTAGGTGGAAAGTACCTTCAGGGGTGCACACTTTATGTTACGCTGGAGCCCTGCCAAATGTGTGCGGGCGCCTTATATTGGAGCCAGATTTCCAGAGTAGTGTACGGGGCGGCGGATTTGGAACGTGGCTTTAGTGTGATGGGCGGACATTTACATCCAAAAACAGAGATTGTAGGGGGAGTTTTGGAAAATGAGGCTGCGGAATTATTGAAGCGGTTCTTTATACAGCGTAGAAACTTGAACTAA
- a CDS encoding cold-shock protein produces the protein MTGTVKFFNGSKGYGFITNDETGKDIFVHVTALNGVELNEGDKVEYVEEEGRKGRVAAQVQVIG, from the coding sequence ATGACCGGTACAGTAAAATTTTTTAATGGATCCAAAGGTTATGGGTTCATTACCAACGACGAAACAGGAAAAGACATCTTTGTTCATGTAACCGCATTGAACGGAGTGGAATTGAACGAAGGCGACAAAGTAGAATACGTAGAAGAAGAAGGAAGAAAAGGAAGAGTTGCTGCCCAAGTGCAGGTAATCGGATAA
- a CDS encoding chloride channel protein codes for MLNNRKKLLTRFLKWRYKNISNKTFVHLMSLVVGFLAGLVAVTLKNFTYFIESLLKMGIIFSENQLYFILPTIGLTFVFLYVKFVQKKPLQHAVSSIIFSLSKKGGLLGVKDIYTPLITAPLTVGFGGSVGLLGPAVKSGSAISSNLSRLFHIDTKTRSLLVACASAGAISSIFQSPIAAIIFAVEVFTLDLTMLSMLPLLLASISGVLTSYFFLGNEVLFSFSLSEGFQLNDTPFYILLGVGTAFASIYFTKMYFAILTFFKRFKSPKYKLLVGGIAIGIMLYAIPPLYGEGFGFINSLLEGNHLKALGKTPFDAYIGNIWVVIALLFGITIFKAIAMTTTFAAGGAGGIFIPTMVMGSALGNVVAKVINNLGLGFSVSESNFTLIGMAGLIAGVIHAPLTAIFLIAEITGGYQLFVPLMITASISYLTTKNALDYTIYTKELAKIGALLSHNKDQMVLGLMEIEDVIEKNFKSVHPNMSLGEMLHQSVSKSKRNIFPVLDDDKKLMGIIVLDDIRQFMFDTELYDTVYVKNLMHAPPEHIFYGKDTMKQVMKKFQDSGAWNLPVIKDGKYEGFISKSKLLTAYRRKLINYTQ; via the coding sequence ATGCTCAATAATAGGAAAAAATTACTGACCCGTTTTTTGAAATGGCGATATAAAAATATCTCCAACAAGACCTTTGTCCACCTTATGAGCTTGGTCGTTGGATTTTTAGCAGGATTGGTGGCGGTTACCTTGAAAAACTTCACCTACTTCATTGAGTCCTTATTAAAAATGGGAATCATTTTTTCAGAGAATCAATTGTATTTCATTCTTCCAACCATAGGGCTGACCTTTGTTTTTCTCTATGTGAAGTTTGTTCAGAAAAAGCCGCTTCAACATGCGGTGTCGTCCATTATCTTTTCACTTTCCAAAAAAGGGGGACTACTGGGGGTCAAGGACATTTACACTCCTTTGATAACAGCTCCGCTGACTGTTGGATTTGGGGGTTCTGTGGGACTGTTGGGGCCTGCAGTAAAATCTGGTTCTGCCATAAGCTCCAACTTAAGCCGATTGTTTCATATTGATACAAAAACACGATCCCTTTTGGTGGCCTGTGCCTCGGCAGGAGCCATTTCATCCATATTTCAATCGCCCATTGCGGCCATAATTTTTGCGGTGGAGGTCTTTACCTTGGATTTGACCATGCTCTCCATGCTTCCGTTGTTGTTGGCTTCAATTTCAGGGGTGCTTACCTCCTATTTCTTTTTGGGAAACGAAGTTCTTTTTAGCTTTTCATTATCCGAAGGATTTCAATTAAATGATACCCCCTTCTATATTTTATTGGGTGTGGGAACCGCTTTTGCTTCCATCTATTTTACCAAGATGTATTTTGCAATCCTTACTTTCTTTAAACGCTTTAAAAGTCCAAAATACAAGCTCTTGGTCGGCGGCATTGCCATTGGGATCATGCTCTATGCTATTCCACCGCTATATGGTGAAGGTTTTGGATTTATCAACAGTTTGTTGGAGGGCAACCACTTAAAAGCATTGGGCAAAACTCCTTTTGATGCTTATATCGGCAACATCTGGGTAGTCATCGCCCTTTTGTTCGGAATCACCATTTTCAAGGCTATTGCCATGACCACTACCTTTGCTGCCGGCGGGGCTGGTGGAATTTTTATTCCTACCATGGTCATGGGAAGTGCACTGGGTAATGTAGTGGCCAAGGTCATCAACAATCTGGGACTTGGTTTTTCGGTATCCGAAAGTAATTTTACCCTTATTGGCATGGCTGGTTTAATTGCCGGGGTTATCCACGCCCCCTTGACCGCCATTTTCTTGATTGCCGAAATCACAGGAGGCTACCAACTTTTTGTTCCCCTTATGATTACAGCGTCCATTTCATATCTAACAACAAAAAATGCCTTGGATTATACCATTTACACCAAGGAATTGGCCAAAATAGGCGCTTTGCTCTCCCACAACAAGGATCAAATGGTATTGGGGCTCATGGAAATTGAGGATGTTATCGAGAAAAACTTCAAGTCCGTTCATCCCAATATGTCCTTGGGCGAAATGCTGCACCAATCCGTATCCAAGTCCAAACGAAATATTTTCCCAGTTTTGGATGACGACAAAAAATTGATGGGCATTATTGTCCTGGACGATATTCGACAATTCATGTTCGACACAGAACTTTATGATACCGTCTATGTAAAAAATCTGATGCACGCCCCTCCCGAACACATTTTTTATGGCAAGGACACCATGAAACAGGTAATGAAAAAATTTCAGGACAGTGGTGCCTGGAACCTGCCCGTCATTAAAGATGGAAAATATGAGGGGTTCATATCAAAATCAAAACTATTAACGGCCTATCGAAGAAAATTGATCAATTATACCCAATGA
- the aspS gene encoding aspartate--tRNA ligase, whose protein sequence is MYRSTTCGALRASHIGSEVELSGWVHKVRDKGFVVWVDLRDRYGITQLVFDAERTAHELLEKARELGRETVIQTKGQVIERTSKNPNIPTGGIEVLVSELTILNKSLLPPFTIEDETDGGEDIRMKYRYLDIRRNPVKNNLIFRSKVTMEVRKYLSDQGFIDVETPYLIKSTPEGARDFVVPSRMNEGQFYALPQSPQTFKQLLMVGGMDKYFQIVKCFRDEDLRADRQPEFTQIDCEMAFVEQEDILNTFEGLTKHLLKEIKGVEVEKFPRMTFDDAMRLYGNDKPDIRFGMQFGELNAVAQHKDFNVFNTAELVVGIAVPGAAAYTRKEIDALVDWVKRPQVGAKGMVYVKCNEDGSYKSSADKFYDQEDLAKWANVTGAKAGDLICVLSGKTNETRTQLSALRMELATRLGLRKPDEFAPLWVVDFPLLELDEETGDYHAMHHPFTSPKPGQLELLETDPGAVKANAYDLVLNGNEIGGGSIRIHDKQVQATMFKHLGFTPEEAKAQFGFLMDAFQYGAPPHGGIAFGLDRLVAILGGQETIRDFIAFPKNNSGRDVMIDAPAPVDDEQLKELHLKLDL, encoded by the coding sequence ATGTATAGAAGCACTACTTGCGGGGCCTTACGAGCTTCGCATATCGGGTCAGAAGTTGAATTGAGCGGCTGGGTCCACAAAGTACGGGACAAAGGTTTTGTGGTATGGGTTGATTTACGTGATCGCTACGGCATAACCCAGTTGGTTTTTGATGCAGAACGAACCGCCCATGAACTCTTGGAAAAAGCCCGCGAACTTGGCAGGGAAACCGTTATCCAAACCAAAGGGCAGGTAATTGAACGGACCTCCAAAAACCCAAACATCCCTACGGGGGGAATTGAGGTGCTGGTCAGTGAACTCACCATTCTTAACAAATCCCTTCTGCCTCCGTTCACTATTGAGGATGAGACTGACGGCGGCGAGGATATTCGAATGAAATATCGCTATCTAGACATCAGAAGAAATCCAGTAAAGAACAACCTCATCTTTAGGTCCAAAGTAACCATGGAGGTTAGAAAATACCTTTCTGACCAAGGCTTTATTGATGTGGAAACACCCTATTTGATCAAATCCACCCCCGAAGGTGCCCGTGACTTTGTCGTACCCAGTAGAATGAATGAGGGCCAATTTTATGCCCTGCCCCAATCACCCCAGACCTTTAAGCAATTGCTCATGGTGGGTGGAATGGACAAATACTTCCAGATTGTAAAGTGTTTTAGAGATGAGGATTTGCGAGCCGACCGACAGCCCGAATTTACCCAGATAGACTGCGAAATGGCTTTTGTGGAGCAAGAGGACATCCTCAATACGTTTGAGGGCCTTACCAAACATCTGTTGAAAGAAATCAAAGGAGTGGAGGTGGAAAAATTTCCAAGAATGACCTTTGATGATGCTATGCGACTCTATGGAAACGATAAACCCGACATCCGTTTTGGGATGCAGTTCGGAGAACTAAATGCTGTAGCCCAGCACAAGGACTTTAATGTCTTCAACACCGCCGAATTAGTAGTAGGAATTGCCGTTCCAGGTGCTGCCGCATATACCAGAAAAGAAATTGATGCGCTGGTGGATTGGGTAAAGCGACCCCAAGTGGGCGCCAAGGGCATGGTCTATGTAAAATGTAACGAAGATGGCAGCTACAAATCTTCAGCGGATAAATTCTACGACCAGGAAGATTTGGCCAAATGGGCCAATGTGACCGGAGCCAAAGCGGGAGACCTTATTTGTGTGCTTTCCGGAAAGACCAATGAAACCAGAACACAGCTCAGTGCACTTCGAATGGAACTGGCAACCCGACTCGGTCTCAGAAAACCAGATGAGTTTGCCCCGCTTTGGGTAGTGGATTTTCCATTATTGGAATTGGATGAGGAAACTGGGGACTATCATGCCATGCACCATCCATTTACATCACCAAAACCCGGTCAGTTGGAGCTTTTGGAGACCGACCCCGGTGCTGTGAAGGCCAATGCCTACGATTTGGTGCTCAACGGAAATGAGATTGGTGGAGGTTCCATCCGTATTCATGATAAACAGGTACAAGCCACCATGTTTAAACATTTGGGCTTTACACCTGAGGAGGCTAAGGCCCAGTTCGGATTTTTGATGGATGCCTTTCAATATGGTGCTCCGCCCCATGGAGGAATAGCCTTTGGTTTGGACCGATTGGTAGCTATTTTGGGTGGACAGGAAACGATTCGTGACTTTATTGCTTTCCCAAAAAACAATAGCGGACGTGATGTTATGATTGATGCCCCTGCTCCTGTTGATGATGAACAATTAAAAGAACTTCATTTAAAGTTAGATCTTTAA
- a CDS encoding toxin-antitoxin system YwqK family antitoxin has product MKKAIFILAVMFSVCMYPQGTEPTLEKVGKMVKATYFHENGEIAQTGYLMKGKLHGEWLMYDVNGKKLASGTYENGTRVGKWFFWEGDMLREVDFTDNRIVNVKNWNQSEVVSIDN; this is encoded by the coding sequence ATGAAGAAAGCAATATTTATTTTGGCAGTGATGTTTTCGGTTTGCATGTATCCGCAAGGTACCGAACCGACTTTGGAAAAAGTGGGGAAAATGGTAAAAGCTACATATTTTCACGAAAACGGTGAAATAGCACAAACAGGCTATTTAATGAAAGGTAAACTACACGGCGAATGGCTGATGTATGATGTAAATGGAAAAAAACTCGCCTCTGGCACGTATGAAAACGGTACAAGAGTTGGCAAGTGGTTCTTTTGGGAAGGTGATATGTTAAGAGAAGTGGATTTTACGGACAATCGTATTGTTAATGTAAAAAACTGGAACCAGTCTGAAGTTGTTTCAATTGACAATTAA
- a CDS encoding efflux RND transporter permease subunit has translation MEKAKKNANKEFRLSSWAIDNPSVIYVMIGLFFIIGLSSYFSMPREDFPEVEETKIYVSTAYPGNTAEDMERLITDPLEDVLKNISNVVEITSTSQEDYSMIIVEFDEEITVENAKQKVKDEVDTEKAGEDWPIFNGAKVEPNVFDLNLAESFPIMNVNLTGDYPVERLKEFAEYLEDEIEDLPQIKEVDIRGAQEKEVEVAVDVYKMMASRVNFEDVISAISNGNMTMSAGNLITSGQRRTIRILGEVEEPSELENFVVKSENGAVYLRDIATVSFTEEDKTTYAREHGSPVVMLDIKKRSGKNTIEASDRIRELVKEAKENYFPKDLTVTIANDSSSRTLNQVDDLVNNIIFGIILVVTVLMFFLGFRNALFVGFAIPMSMFMSFMILTALGYTLNTMILFGLIMGLGMLVDNGVVVVENVYRLMEQEGMSRKEAAKKGIGEIAIPIIISTATTVAAFVPLGTWPGIMGEFMIFFPITLSVVLGSSLFVAIFMNSMLVSQFMQIGEKELTKKQLIRLSIILGGFGLFIFLVGGPVRGLGTLMIVVGIMFWVYKYFLKPWARRFQTNSLVQLENFYERQLKKALRGKNVYWYFGLTSLLLILSFVFFGMSLGTQRTKVEFFPDNTPNEIYVYIEYPQGTDIDKTNAITKDIEERVYGVTGRSKYNKGDFNYLVQSSVSQVGKGAENPFTEGGSAAEMPHRGKITLSMREFKYRDGLDTEELRQQIQDTLSGVYPGVTISVEKDAVGPPAGYPINIEIEGQNYDTLINTAERMRNFINSKNIAGIEELKIDVNKSKPGMQVEVDRAKAGELGVSVAQVGQQLRRSIFGDKAGIYKKDGEDYDINVRFNEDLRYNTSALFNQNIIFRDASNGQIKEIPVSAVAHQKNTSSFSAIKHVDTKRVVTVYSALKPGFTDAAAIVTEIQDEMQEFKELPQGVKIDYTGQIEEQNKQMSFLMGAFFSGLGLIMLILIFQFGGVSKPAIIMMAIFLSFIGVFGGLIITGWPFVIMMTMMGIISLAGIVVNNGVVLLDYAQILIDRKKVELGISDDELLNREDVTSVIIKAGKARLRPVILTAITTVLGLIPLAIGLNINFVKLFSDFDPQVYMGGDNVIFWGPLAWTVIFGLIVATFLTLIIVPILFNISYRLKIRIQSWKAKHNTPEVVTE, from the coding sequence ATGGAAAAAGCCAAAAAGAACGCAAATAAAGAATTTCGCCTTTCGTCATGGGCCATAGACAACCCGTCTGTGATCTATGTGATGATCGGCCTGTTCTTCATCATAGGTCTGTCTTCCTATTTTTCCATGCCTCGGGAAGATTTTCCTGAAGTGGAAGAGACCAAAATATATGTGAGCACGGCCTATCCCGGCAATACGGCCGAGGATATGGAGCGATTGATTACCGACCCGTTGGAAGATGTGCTCAAGAATATCAGCAACGTGGTTGAAATCACCTCAACTTCACAAGAAGATTACTCCATGATCATTGTGGAGTTCGATGAGGAAATCACTGTTGAAAACGCAAAACAAAAAGTAAAGGACGAGGTCGATACCGAAAAAGCGGGTGAAGATTGGCCCATTTTTAATGGAGCCAAGGTAGAGCCCAATGTTTTTGATCTAAACTTGGCGGAATCTTTTCCAATTATGAACGTAAACCTTACAGGGGATTATCCTGTTGAAAGATTAAAAGAGTTTGCCGAGTATTTGGAAGATGAGATCGAAGATTTGCCTCAAATCAAGGAGGTAGATATTCGCGGTGCCCAAGAAAAGGAAGTTGAGGTAGCTGTCGACGTCTATAAAATGATGGCTTCCCGAGTGAATTTTGAAGATGTGATCTCTGCCATCTCCAATGGAAATATGACCATGTCCGCAGGTAACTTGATTACCAGTGGCCAACGAAGGACCATTCGCATATTGGGTGAAGTTGAGGAACCGTCAGAATTGGAAAATTTCGTGGTAAAATCAGAGAACGGGGCTGTTTATCTTCGAGATATTGCAACCGTTTCCTTCACTGAGGAAGACAAGACCACCTATGCCAGGGAACATGGTTCGCCAGTGGTAATGCTCGACATTAAAAAAAGGTCGGGTAAAAACACTATTGAAGCATCTGACCGTATTCGTGAATTGGTGAAAGAGGCCAAGGAAAATTACTTTCCCAAAGACCTCACGGTTACTATTGCCAATGATTCTTCCAGCAGGACCTTGAACCAAGTGGATGATCTGGTGAACAACATCATTTTCGGGATTATCCTGGTTGTAACCGTGTTGATGTTCTTCTTGGGCTTTAGAAATGCCCTTTTCGTTGGATTTGCCATCCCCATGTCCATGTTCATGTCCTTTATGATCCTTACGGCATTGGGCTACACCCTGAACACCATGATTCTCTTCGGATTGATTATGGGATTAGGTATGTTGGTGGACAACGGGGTCGTTGTGGTTGAAAACGTATACCGACTCATGGAGCAAGAGGGCATGTCCCGAAAAGAGGCCGCCAAAAAAGGGATTGGGGAAATTGCCATTCCCATTATTATATCAACTGCCACCACAGTTGCTGCGTTTGTTCCTTTGGGCACATGGCCGGGCATTATGGGTGAGTTTATGATTTTCTTCCCCATTACCCTGTCGGTAGTACTTGGATCCTCATTGTTCGTGGCTATTTTCATGAACTCCATGCTGGTCTCGCAGTTTATGCAGATTGGCGAAAAAGAATTGACCAAAAAGCAATTGATTCGGCTTAGTATAATTTTAGGCGGTTTTGGTCTATTCATTTTTCTAGTGGGAGGACCCGTTCGTGGATTGGGCACCCTAATGATTGTTGTTGGCATCATGTTCTGGGTCTACAAATATTTCTTGAAACCATGGGCACGACGGTTCCAGACCAACAGTTTGGTCCAGTTGGAGAACTTTTATGAGCGTCAGTTAAAAAAGGCACTAAGAGGCAAGAATGTCTATTGGTATTTTGGGCTGACTTCCCTCCTGTTGATCTTATCCTTTGTTTTCTTTGGAATGTCTTTGGGAACACAACGAACAAAAGTGGAGTTCTTTCCAGACAATACCCCCAATGAGATTTATGTCTACATAGAATATCCTCAGGGAACAGACATAGACAAGACCAATGCAATCACCAAAGACATCGAGGAAAGAGTCTATGGGGTCACTGGAAGGAGTAAATACAATAAAGGGGATTTCAACTATTTGGTGCAATCCAGTGTGTCTCAAGTGGGTAAAGGTGCGGAAAACCCCTTTACCGAAGGAGGCTCCGCAGCCGAAATGCCCCATCGTGGAAAGATTACACTCTCCATGCGGGAATTCAAATATAGAGATGGTCTAGACACCGAGGAGCTACGCCAGCAGATTCAGGATACGCTGTCTGGAGTATACCCCGGTGTGACCATTTCGGTTGAAAAAGATGCCGTTGGCCCACCAGCGGGATACCCCATCAATATTGAAATTGAGGGGCAGAACTATGATACCTTGATAAATACTGCCGAGCGGATGCGCAACTTCATCAACAGTAAAAATATTGCTGGTATTGAAGAGCTGAAAATTGATGTGAACAAGAGCAAGCCCGGCATGCAGGTTGAAGTTGATAGGGCCAAAGCAGGAGAACTGGGCGTTTCCGTGGCACAAGTTGGCCAGCAATTGCGCAGATCCATTTTTGGGGACAAAGCTGGTATTTACAAAAAAGATGGTGAGGATTATGACATCAATGTCCGTTTTAATGAAGACCTGCGCTACAACACCAGTGCCCTGTTCAACCAGAACATTATTTTTAGGGATGCCTCCAATGGCCAAATAAAGGAAATACCCGTTTCTGCGGTGGCCCATCAGAAGAATACCTCTTCCTTTAGTGCCATTAAACATGTGGACACTAAAAGGGTGGTAACGGTGTATTCTGCCTTAAAACCAGGTTTTACGGATGCTGCGGCTATTGTTACTGAGATTCAGGATGAAATGCAGGAGTTCAAAGAGCTCCCCCAAGGGGTTAAAATTGATTACACGGGTCAGATTGAGGAACAAAACAAGCAAATGTCCTTTTTAATGGGTGCGTTCTTTTCTGGATTAGGGTTGATCATGCTTATTTTGATTTTCCAGTTTGGAGGTGTTTCCAAACCAGCCATAATTATGATGGCCATATTCCTAAGTTTTATAGGGGTATTTGGCGGATTGATAATCACCGGATGGCCCTTTGTGATTATGATGACCATGATGGGAATCATTTCCTTGGCGGGAATAGTGGTGAACAATGGCGTAGTATTACTGGATTACGCCCAAATTCTTATTGATCGTAAAAAAGTGGAACTCGGTATTTCGGATGATGAACTGTTGAACCGGGAAGATGTTACCAGTGTTATAATCAAAGCGGGTAAGGCTCGTTTACGTCCGGTAATCTTAACAGCCATTACAACAGTTTTGGGCTTGATTCCTTTGGCCATAGGGTTGAACATTAATTTTGTAAAATTGTTCTCCGATTTTGACCCACAAGTTTATATGGGAGGTGACAATGTTATCTTTTGGGGACCATTGGCCTGGACCGTTATTTTTGGTTTGATTGTGGCCACATTTTTAACATTGATCATAGTACCCATACTATTTAATATCAGCTACAGGCTTAAAATTAGGATTCAAAGCTGGAAGGCTAAACACAATACTCCAGAAGTAGTGACTGAGTAA